From Diadema setosum chromosome 5, eeDiaSeto1, whole genome shotgun sequence, the proteins below share one genomic window:
- the LOC140228373 gene encoding uncharacterized protein — translation MAGQSSLLLLLAAITVSFIAVDARRTSRSTRGLSTFKAIDCGGANAAIQFNRISLTPRPIALPGIMNIDLSVNVRRNISQTITADIELSRRMDFGWLGHIWIDLVSACTEGQDCSRKDLCEEMNRYVAARGCPPEVTGNGINCTCPLEVGSYSTRSDLPLRYEFLESRLPHQLFLDLMTGRYRMHTSLYDGNGEKIGCFKLYFGVEHLN, via the exons ATGGCTGGACAATCCTCTTTGTTGCTGCTCCTAGCAGCGATCACCGTTTCGTTCATCGCTGTCGATGCGAGAAGAACCTCCAGGTCGACTCGAGGGCTTTCTACCTTCAAGGCCATAGACTGTGGAG GAGCCAATGCAGCCATTCAATTCAACAGAATTTCGCTCACCCCACGTCCAATCGCCCTCCCTGGGATTATGAACATCGACTTAAGCGTCAATGTCAGGCGCAATATTTCCCAAACAATTACCGCTGACATCGAGCTATCCCGCAGGATGGATTTTGGTTGGCTGGGACACATTTGGATTGACTTGGTGTCCGCTTGCACAGAGGGACAGGATTG CAGTCGAAAAGACTTGTGTGAAGAAATGAACCGTTACGTAGCGGCAAGGGGATGTCCACCGGAAGTCACAGGTAACGGAATCAACTGTACATGTCCGCTAGAGGTAGGCTCGTACTCCACTCGCAGCGATCTGCCCTTGCGATACGAATTTCTGGAAAGCAGATTGCCACACCAACTCTTTCTGGATCTCATGACG GGCAGGTACCGAATGCATACCTCCCTCTACGACGGAAACGGAGAGAAAATTGGGTGCTTCAAACTTTATTTCGGCGTCGAACATCTCAATTAG